Part of the Liberibacter crescens BT-1 genome is shown below.
GAAATTAATATCCCCCCTCTTCTCGTAAACAGGGGATAAAAATATCGCCTTATAAAAAACTTTATCTTTTATAAGATACCTATGAACAAGATCTTATTATCTCTTCTCGACCTTCTAAAGAAATAACACGGGCATATTCTGATTCTAGATCAGCTAAAGCTGCCTCAATGATTTCCTGTTGCACAAGAAGATTGTCAATTGACATCATCAAGTTGACAACACGTTGACGAGCAGACTTAGCAAATGTGGGATATGCAAAGTGATTCGAATCAGAAATACCCGATTTCTGTTCCTCCAAAATAATCTGTTGCTCCAAATCATTTGTTATTCTTCTAAATTCAGCTATCATTTTTTCCATCTGCTTGAATTGACGACGCTTTTCATTTAGTTGAAACTCTTTCAAGCGAACTAATTCTGATTGTAATTTCATTAATTTTCTCCTACAGGCAAAAATTCTAGCGTAAAAATATTTAAAACCCGTCTATTAAACAAAAAAACCAGAAAAATTTCAAATTGGTTTACAAAAACCTACAAACGGTAACCTTTCGTTTACGAGCATAGTTAATAATAAAATATATCGTTTAAAGGGCAGTAAACAAAATTCTCTTAAACGGTTAAAAGTAGCGCATTATTTTAGAAAGATGGATCAAAGTGATATTATAATGTGGCAATAATGAAACATTCGATACTAAAATTGTTAAAGAGAAACGCAAATCTATAGATAAAAAAATCAGGTAACTTATTCCCTTTCCATGATGAATCTTAATTTGTTAGCCATTTTTGATAACTTTTAAAATAAAGCGGCAAATAGATTATAAATGTAAGTGAACTAAGGTAGCCTACTAAAATGGCAAAAGGGGATAATTGATGCGGATTCTACTGATTGAAGATGACAGCGCAATAGCACATAGTATAGAGCTTATGCTGAAATCAGAAAATTTTAATGTATATACAACTAATTTAGGAGAAGAAGGCGTAGATCTAGGAAAACTTTATGACTACGATATAATACTCTTAGACTTAAACTTACCTGACATATCTGGGTATGAAGTGCTGCGAACCTTGCGTCTCTCAAAAATAAAGACCCCTATACTTATCTTATCAGGTATGAGTGGTATCGAAGAAAAAGTAAGAGGATTAGGCTTTGGTGCAGATGACTATATGACAAAACCTCTCCATAAAGATGAGCTAGTTGCACGTATCAATGCAATTGTCCGTCGATCTAAAGGACATGCTCAATCAGTAATTGTAACAGGAGATTTAATTGTTAATCTTGATAGTAAAACTGTTGAAGTAGGGGGACAGCGTGTTCATCTAACTGGGAAAGAATATCAAATGTTAGAACTTCTTTCACTTCGTAAAAACACAACGTTAACAAAAGAAATGTTTCTAAACCACCTATACGGAGGAATGGACGAACCAGAATTAAAAATCATTGATGTATTTATTTGTAAGTTGCGCAAAAAATTAAGCAATGCTTCTGGAGGTGCAAATTATATAGAAACAGTCTGGGGTCGTGGTTATGTATTAAGAGAACCTAACAGTAGAGACTATCTTGAAACCGCGTAACTAAAAATAAGCCTGCTACTCAGCTTTTGCATAAGAAATAAAAAGATTTCTGTGAAACAGAGATAATTTTATATTAAACGCTAACCAGGCTTATTATTAATATCATTCATAGAAATAAAGCTTTTTTATTTATCAGCTAAATATGGCAACTCATGAGAGTTAGAAAAATTCCTAAAGATAAAGCTTAAAATCTTACGATTAAAGGGTTTTAACAAAAAATCAGTAACACCTGCACCCGCAGCTTTTTGCATCTTTTCTAGATCTACTTCAACTAACATATAATATATAATAATATTTTTTTGTGAAAGATCGGTTCGAATATATGATATAAACTCAAGAGAATCTTCTATTGCTGCATCAACGATTATATAATTAGGTAAAGATTTTTTACAAAATTCTTTTGCTTCCTGAACATTAGAAGCTTCAGAAAAAGAAAAACCTAATTCTTTAAATAAACAAACACCAACTCGTCTAACAACATAAGATGCATCAACTAATAGCAACCTTTGCATGACGATTCCCCTTGCTAACTAAAACATGCTTATCTTTAAAACAACTTTAAACGATAGCTCCCTAATGGATAGTTAACTGTCTACGAGAAATTATGAGTATAACATACCAAAACGGTACTGAAGACTATTTTACACTTGCTATAAAAAAAATATTTTCATCGTTTACCTCATAAGACAAAGATATTCCGTTCTCATGAGCCAATAATACAGTATAATAAAAATGCACATTATATGAATCAATTATCACATCTTGTGCTCCCGATAAAATTTGAATAAAATACTTAGGGACACGCATTGAATCTCCTTTAACCATGAAAGAGAGACGTGGCTTGTTATTAGAATTTGTAATGCTAATATTGATATCCCCTCCCTTAGGAATAGTATGATAACTAACCATAAAAAGATTTAGTAAAAGTTTAATATTGTCTTTAAAAAGCTCAACCTCAGAACGTTCCCATGTGATTGAAACTTTTTTTTCAATATCAATAAAATCTTTTATAATTTTTTCAATTTCATCAAAATCCAAAAGTGAACTCTTTTTACTGAAATATCCTAAAGCCAGTCGCAAAAATTTGAGACGAACAATCGCATGTAAAGCGCTAATACGAATCAGATCTAACGCTTCTTTATCATCAACTGCTCCCTCGTCTAAAAGTTCTAGGCCATTATTTACGGCCCCTACTGGTGAAATAAGGTCATGACAAATACGACTACAAAGTAACGAAGAAAGATCACTCGCAGAAAGATTAAAATTAATTGTATTGATCACAACAGATCTCCCCTTAAGTTTTATCCTGAGATTATATTATACGACAATAAAACCTAAGGAAAATAATTTATAAGCTTTCATTAAAAATAATACTATACTTAACAGGTTTAGTTTATTAAAGTGATTTAATTTATATGTAATTAAAGTAATAA
Proteins encoded:
- the ctrA gene encoding response regulator transcription factor CtrA; the protein is MRILLIEDDSAIAHSIELMLKSENFNVYTTNLGEEGVDLGKLYDYDIILLDLNLPDISGYEVLRTLRLSKIKTPILILSGMSGIEEKVRGLGFGADDYMTKPLHKDELVARINAIVRRSKGHAQSVIVTGDLIVNLDSKTVEVGGQRVHLTGKEYQMLELLSLRKNTTLTKEMFLNHLYGGMDEPELKIIDVFICKLRKKLSNASGGANYIETVWGRGYVLREPNSRDYLETA
- a CDS encoding response regulator codes for the protein MQRLLLVDASYVVRRVGVCLFKELGFSFSEASNVQEAKEFCKKSLPNYIIVDAAIEDSLEFISYIRTDLSQKNIIIYYMLVEVDLEKMQKAAGAGVTDFLLKPFNRKILSFIFRNFSNSHELPYLADK
- a CDS encoding histidine phosphotransferase family protein gives rise to the protein MINTINFNLSASDLSSLLCSRICHDLISPVGAVNNGLELLDEGAVDDKEALDLIRISALHAIVRLKFLRLALGYFSKKSSLLDFDEIEKIIKDFIDIEKKVSITWERSEVELFKDNIKLLLNLFMVSYHTIPKGGDINISITNSNNKPRLSFMVKGDSMRVPKYFIQILSGAQDVIIDSYNVHFYYTVLLAHENGISLSYEVNDENIFFIASVK